The stretch of DNA CGATCTTTCGACCCTCGCACAAGATTGCGACACGGTCAGCCTTATCCGCCTCTTCAAGCAAGTGAGTCGTCAATAATACGGTTGTGCCTTGTTGGGCCATGGCCTTTATTGCATCCCACAGACTCAATCTCGCTGATGGATCGAGCCCCGTGCTAGGTTCGTCTAGTAGCATCAACGGTGGCCGGTGCAACATTCCTTTGGCAAGTTCCACCCGTCGCTTGAGTCCACCCGATAGCGTCTCACACAAAGCACTTCTTCGATCACCTAAATCGAGCAAACTTAAGACTTCATCGCGTCGGTCATTCAGTTCTTTGCCTGTGATTCCATACAACGCTGCTTGGCATGCGATGTTTTCGTCCACCGTTAGCTTTTTGTCCAAGCTAGGTGACTGAAACACTATTCCGATGTTGGCCCGAACGGCGAGTGGATTCTGCTTGGCGTCGAAACCGGCAACGGCGACGGTACCGCTTTGGACCGGAAGCAGAGTACAGATCAGTCGAAACAGCGTCGTCTTACCACTGCCATTGGGTCCGAGCAACGCTACGATTTCGCCAGCGGGGATATCAAGATCTATGCCACGCAGTGCTTCATTGGCGGGCGAACCCTTTTTGCCAACGTATTGATGATGCAGTTGACGCACGCAAACAACGGGGGCAACGCTAGAGGACATGAGTTGGTCCAAGACTGGCCTACCAGAACACGCGAAGCGTGACGATCAGCAATACCGCGGGCAGCACCAGCAGCGAAGAACGCAACAGCTTTCGCCCGGTGATGTCATCACGGGAACGGAAGAATAGAA from Rubripirellula amarantea encodes:
- a CDS encoding ABC transporter ATP-binding protein codes for the protein MSSSVAPVVCVRQLHHQYVGKKGSPANEALRGIDLDIPAGEIVALLGPNGSGKTTLFRLICTLLPVQSGTVAVAGFDAKQNPLAVRANIGIVFQSPSLDKKLTVDENIACQAALYGITGKELNDRRDEVLSLLDLGDRRSALCETLSGGLKRRVELAKGMLHRPPLMLLDEPSTGLDPSARLSLWDAIKAMAQQGTTVLLTTHLLEEADKADRVAILCEGRKIAEGSPHQLRSEMGESVVTISSPDIAGTLRVLNEEFGLNAKLVNHQIRFQSENPSPLLPELMDRLGDAMESITVGRPSLEDVFVAKTGLRFDESQSAKVLVGTSS